One Oryctolagus cuniculus chromosome 7, mOryCun1.1, whole genome shotgun sequence genomic window, CCCCAGGGGCTGAGGTTGTCTGACTGCCCCCTGTTCTGTGCCTGCAGTGAAGGAGACTGGTGGGAGGCCCGGTCCCTCAGCTCTGGACAAACTGGCTACATTCCCAGCAATTACGTGGCCCCCGTGGACTCCATCCAGGCTGAAGAGTGAGTGctggcttgggggggggggggtgcatccAGACAGGGCCCTGGAGTCTGGACTCCAAGGCTACCTCTCAGGCAAGTCattgcccctccccagcctgtctCCTTATTTCTGGCTCTGTGAAGTCATTGAGGGAATGGAAGGAGGTGATGGAGGTCGTGGTTGTGTGGGCAGGCATGCTCACGCTGCAGTACTGCGCTCTGCACAGGAGGTTCCTGCGCAGGAACAGAATCAGAAATTGTTCATGTGCTGTTTTACaaaggaggaagctgaggcacagagacagtaaATACCCCGCCCAAGTTCCCAAGGCTGGTGAGTGGCGGGCCGGAATGTGACCCCAGGACACCAGGCTGCGCTGGTCGCCATTACGCATGCTGACAGCAGTGCGGGAGCTTTAGAGCATTCCAGAGTGTTGGAGACCTGCAAAGCAGCCTGAATCCTCTTACTTCCTGCTTGTGGATACCTTCACAGACACCAGTACTCCACCTGCCCCGGGTCCTTTGATTCCCACACGAACATCACTGACAGGACTGTGACCCCCATGTcagagatgaggaagctgaggctcataGTCTCTCCTCACCACCTCCTACACATGTTGGGAGAGAGAAGATTCGGGACACTTTGCCGTGTGGCAGTCGTTGGTGGCGGACTGAccttggggagagggaggagccaaGGGGGCTGGACATCTCCTTGGGGAGCAGAGTGGGTGTCAGTGCCATTCAGGTGCCATTCATTCAGACGAggaatgcaggggccccagggtgggagagggggcgCTGGGCTGAAGTTCCCAGAGCTCAGGTTGTGTTTTGTGTGGGAGGCCTGTGTTGAGGCAGACCCAAGGAAGGGGCCCTTTTCCTAACTGTCACCAAGATGCCTCCCTGCCTAGGAGTGGAAGCCGGAGTGAGGGTGACGAGGAAGGCTGCCTGGGAGGGTGAcggaggaaggaggagagtgaggaggagacTGGCCTGACCCCAGCTCCGGGGAAAGCAGCCTGCAAGGAGAAGCCCCTGGAGAAGGGAGGGAacccaggccaggctgagcagAACAGCTCCGAGGGTGCAGGCGAAGTTTCAGGAAATGAGGGGCGGAGCAGAGGCTGCTACTGCATTGGGCAATGGAGGTGACCTTGGTGAGAAGTGAGAGGGAGGTGACGAAGTGGAGAACCAGGTGAGAAGCAGAGGGGGAGGGTACGGCAGGATGTGGGTGACAAGACAGGACTCAGAACAGTTTTCTTGGGTGGAGCAGGACAGACGGGGCCCCTTCGGGCATTGGGGCTGCTTCACGCGGTGGGGACAGGGTCCCTGAGCAGAAGGGCGTGGGCAGGACCAGAGCCCAAGTGCACTGGGGCCTTGGtctggggagggaggtggaggcagcGGGCAGGTGGTTCACGTCTGCATatcctctgggaggcagtgtcTCGGAAGCTGGGTTGCACTCAGTGTGGTGCTGTGGTTACGTGAGTGTCATGGTCAAGTGCATAGGCCCTAGAGCTGTAGCTCGGGTTCCTATTCTGGCAACACAGCTTCAGAGCGCCGTGGCCTTGGGCAAGCTGCCTGACCGCTGGgaacctcagcttcctcatctgtgtgCTGGGGCCAGCAAGAGCACCCATCTCAAAGTGTGGGTCTGCAAATTGATTGGATGCACGTGGTATTAAGGCAGAGCTCGAAACAAAATAAGTGCTGTTATTATTATATTGCTTATTAAGGAAACCACTAATGTCATAGacgcaggtgggggcagggctgtgagACAACCTGGGGAGGTGTCCTGTCTCCACTGCCCTTCAACAGCCCCTGATCCCCCTCCTGCCTGTTCTCCTGGCCATGCCACTTGCCAGGGCCTTCTCCTGTTTCCCAAATTCTGCCTAGTACCCAGGTGTGAGCTGACCATCCAGACTTTGGAGATTTCTACCTCCCTTGATTCAAAAACTATGCTCCTTCTAATTCGTCCCAAGATGACCACAGGCCAATGTCATAATTGCAGCACATCTGAGTCTTCTACGCCACCTTTGGTCACTTTGATGGCCACGGTGTACTCACACCGTTTACGGCTGCAGTTTGATGCCAGAAAGAGCCATCAGGTGCCAGCAGGAGGGGTGAGGCCTGAGGTTGATGTTGGGACTGACAATGCTTAAGAGAGTGGAGAAAAAGCAGCCAGCAGATCTGGGCAGGATTGTCAGAGAAGAGTGGAGAGAGGATGCTCTTCTGGAAGCCGGGGAGGACAGGCTAGGagatgggggaagggagggatctGAGTGATTGCCTGGAGGGCGGAGGTGGGCAAAGAAGTCAGTTGGGTGGCAAAGGGTTCTAGGTGGGAATCATCGGACAGTCTTACAGGCGGTCActtcccctctctgagcctcgaGTTCCTCCTCTGTGAGAGTGTGTGAAGGGCCCTAAGGAGAGGGACTCAGGGGCTCAAGACGCCCTGGTGCAGTCACCGGTGACTGGGGTTCTAGCAgcctctttatttgaaaggcagacatcagacaaagatctcccacctgctgaaaccagcagccagaagctccagagctgggtctcccgtgtgggggcagggacccaggaacttgagccaccacctgctgcctcccagggtgctcatcagcaggaagttggaattgggagcagagccaaggctCCAACCCAGGCGCTCAGATacaagatgcaggtgtcccaagcggcattTGAAATGCGTGCCAAGACCTGCTGCTctcacaaatttatttatttatttatttatttatttattgacaagtagagttatagacagtgagtgagagagagagagagaaagagaaaggtcttctttccgttggttcactccccaaatggctgccatggccggtgctgcgctgatccaaagccaggagccaggtgcttcctcctggtctcccatgcaggtgcaggggcccaagcactggggccattctccactgccctcccgggccacagcagagagctggactggaagagcaaccaggactagaacctggcgcccatatgtgatgccggtgccgctgcaagcggaggattaaccaagtgagccatggtgccggccccagctctcacaatttttaaaaagacttatttatttatttatttatttatttatttatttattttgaaaggcagagttatggggtgagagagagagagagagagagagatcctccatcactttccaaatggctgcaacagccagggctgggccaggatgaagccaggaaccaggatcttcatctgggactcccacatgggtgtcccaggcacattagcagggcactggatcagaagtggctcaGCCAAGACAAGAACCggcccagcatcacaggcagcagcttaacccattacaccacaatgccggaccTCAAAATTTTAACTcaagggctggtgccgcggcttactaggctaatcctccgcctgaggcgatGGCACCCTGGCTtctttctagtcccagttggggtgctggattctgtcctggttgctcctcttctagtccagctctctgctgtggcccgggaaggcaggtggttgggcccctgcactctcatgggagaccgggaggaggcacctggctcctggcttcggatcagcggagtgcaccggctatagcagccatttgggaagtgaaccaccagaatgaagaccttttaaaaaatttttttaactcaaGGAAACCCAAAGAGTAGAGACGGGAAAGCTCCCCTTTGTTGggcacctgctatgtgccagggGTTTTCCACGCCCTGCTCTGGGATCTTCACACAGGCTGAGTCCCATTGTACGTGCGAGGAAAGTCTTGGCTGCAGAGGTGACTGCccaaggggctgggctggggtctgcaCAGAGTGTCCCTGACTCTCACCTGCCCTTCCCAACAGGTGGTACTTCGGAAAGATCGGGAGGAAGGATGCAGAGAGGCAGCTGCTGTCCCCAGGCAACCCCCAGGGGACCTTCCTCATTCGGGAGAGTGAGACCACCAAAGGTGGGGGCTGCGCCCTGGCAGTGTGGGGAggggccccctgccccccagccctggcctcttccGGCTACCAGACTGGGGAAGACGCCGACAGCACACCTGCAGTGACCCTTTCCCACCCACAGGCGCCTACTCGCTGTCCATCCGTGACTGGGACCAGAGCAGAGGTGATCACGTGAAGCATTATAAGATCCGCAAGCTGGACACGGGTGGCTACTACATCACCACGCGGGCCCAGTTCGACTCAGTGCAGGAGCTGGTGAAGCACTACATGGGTGAGGGCGGGCGCCTCCGGTCGCTGAGCCAGCCCGCTGATGCCCTTGTCCATAGGAGAGACggaggcccagagaagggagGGTTCTCCCAAAGCACTCGTGGCCACACCGGGCTCAGGATACTGCTCTGCGGGCTTcaccaggaaactgaggcaggcatCCCACCATGGCCAAGCAGCGCCCCCTAGCATCTGAGCAGGGAATTGGCCAGTTTCTGGCATCAAGTCCTGAACCCAACAGGAAGTTTAAGCACTGAGCTGCCTTGTATGcccaccttcccctccccaccccaccccactcctcccAGCACCAGCAGGGCACTAGGACTGCCCTGTGGCAGGGAGGGAACCACCGTGACAGGGACCACAGCAGGGGATGGCAGAGGCTGTCTGCACTTTGGTGAGACACCCTGGCGGCTGGTCAGGCATGGATGCCCAGGGCAAGGCGGAAGGAGGAGAGtgctcagaggcagcagctgccacactcaggcagcagaagtagagcagaggCAGAACGGCCCAACCTGGAGGGTTGGCTGGTCGGtcaagggcagggtgggggtcaACGCCCTGCCTGGACTGGTTAGGTCAAGGATGGGCCTCATGTCCATACCTTGTCTGGACTCCCCACCCCTACACCTGTCCTGATCTCACTTTCTCCTTCAAGACCAGCTCCCATGTGAGAGCCCCCAGTCTTTACAGGAAAACCCCTTGTCCTGTAGGGATCTTCTGTCCCCCTGGGGTGCCACGCCCTTCCCTGGGTACATACGTGTTCATTGACTCAGGGCCAGGGGTGCATTCCCTCCTGGCCTGTGCCCTCCTGGGAGGCCTAGTTCTTCATAGTTGGGCACCAGGCACCAGTGGGATGAGGTGGGGGGGAGGTGTGGCCCTGGCCCATGGGTAACCTgcagccctcctccctccagagGTGAACGATGGGCTGTGCCACCTGCTCACGGTGGCCTGTGCCACCATGAAGCCGCAGACCCTGGGCCTGGCCAAGGACGCCTGGGAGATCAGCCGTGCCTCCATCGGACTGGAGCGCCGGCTGGGCAGCGGCTGCTTCGGGGATGTGTGGCTGGGTATGGAGATGTGAGGTgccttctgggggggggggggcgtggggaAGGCCTGGGCCCGGGGGGAGCAGTCCTGACGCGCTGGGCCGTGGGACAGGCACGTGGAACGGCAGCACAAAGGTGGCGGTGAAGACGCTGAAGCCGGGCACCATGTCCCCGaaggccttcctggaggaggcgcaGGTCATGAAGCTGCTGCGGCaccacaagctggtgcagctgtatGCCGTGGTGTCCGAGGAGCCCATCTACATCGTGACCGAGTTCATGTGCCACGGTGAGGGCGCGCGACACTGGGTGGGGGTCTCTAGGAAGGGGACCAGAACCCTGGTGAGTGAGAGGCCCCTAGGTAAGAGGACAGCAGGCCTGGGAGTGGGGGCGGAGCCTTGGGATGGGGTGTGGGTAGGCGGTGGGTGGGGCTTGAGCTAAGGAAGCCAAGCTCTGTGCTGAGGGAGGGTCTGGGCAGAGTCCGTGAGGGGCGTGtccaggagaggaagaggatcCTGGAGATGTGTCTGGGTGGGTGTCTGAGAGCAGGAGGCGGTGGGCGAGGCCAGCGAGAGGGCTGGGGGTTCCACGGGGGTAACCGGGCGGGTTCAGGAGAGAGGTGGGCCTGGAGCGGGGGTCCTCACTGATTTTCTGGCTTCCTGCCCCCAGGTAGCTTGCTGGAGTTCCTCAAGGACCAGGAGGGCCAGGATTTGAGGCTGCCCCAGTTGGTGGACATGGCAGCCCAGGTACCCTTCAGCTCCCAGACCTCTCTGAAAATCACCGCGCCCTGAAACACCTGGCCAACCCCTGGAAGCGCCACCCAGCCCCTGTGCCAGCGGGGCCACCTGGGGAAGGGCACGACTCCTCCTTGAgtctcagtctccccatctgGAAAGTGGGTCTTGCAAATGGTCCCCTCATCCCTCAAACAGGCCGTGGTCCTGTGAGGTCACGCGAGCTCCTGTCTCTTCACACTTGACCCCCAAGGTAGCTGAGGGCATGGCCTACGTGGAGCGCATGAATTATATCCACCGGGACCTGAGGGCGGCCAACATCCTGGTGGGGGAGCGCCTGGTGTGCAAGATCGCAGACTTCGGTCTGGCCCGTCTCATCGAGGACGACGAGTACAACCCTCGGCAAGGTGCCTGGCCTTGACCCACCCCTCCAGGAGTTCCTGGTGCACCAAGGGGTGGACGTGGGCCCCACATCCTCAGGATCCTTGCCCACCCTGGTTCATCACCCCGGGGACACCCTCATCCTGATCCTTCCAGCCCCAGTGCAGCCACTTCCCAGCCATGTAGCCTGTAAAATGAAAATCCCCAGCCAGCGGCAAGTCTGCAgacccctgccctgtgccaggtGCTGCTAGGAGTCTTCAGTGAGCTACGGCGGGGTGTAGCAGCAGTGCGAACTCCCGCCAAGGGGCTGGCGCCTGaaccccaggccctcagctgtgtgACCCAGGCGAGTCATCTGCCTGCTTTGCCTccttttcctcatctgcaaaatgcagGCAGGGGCAGCATTGCCATCCTGGGGCTTCTGTGAGGGTTAGCGGAGCCACTGTGCACCTGTCCCTGCAACAGGGACAGGCACATCAGAAAGGCTACACGAGTATGGGCTGTGGTTAACCTGAGCATCACTATGAGGCTGACAAAGCACCCAGCACCACACTAGACACACACAAGAGGCCCTAACGAGAGCTGGGTCCTTTCTGCTCTGCCAGGGGCCTGTATGTTCAGGACCCCCAAGATCCCCatgtcatttccttccttccttccttccttccttccttccttccttccttccttccttcctcctcctcctcctcctcctcctcctcctcctcctcctcctccttcttcttcttcttcttcttcttcttcttctctctctctctctcttgcttatttgaaaggcagactgacagagagattgtctatctactggttcactccccaaatgcccagaacaaccccaggctgaggtcaggccaaagccaggaggctgaaacttcatccgggtcttccacatggctggcagggccccaggcacttgagccatcacctggtgcctccctcccagggcactGGCAGGGAGTTGTTCCCACGGACCTCCATCACTagctttccctcctccctcaacCTCCCAGGGACCAAGTTTCCCATCAAGTGGACGGCTCCAGAGGCGGCCCTCTTCGGCAAGTTCACCATCAAGTCAGATGTGTGGTCCTTTGGGATCTTGCTCACCGAGCTCATCAGCAAGGGCCGAGTCCCATACCCAGgtttggtggggagggggccggggacgGGCTTCCTCCAGGCCGCCCCTTCGGGAGGGAGCAGGCCCTCTGACCGATGGAGCCCACCTTTCAGGTATGAATAACCGGGAAGTGCTGGAGCAGGTGGAGCACGGCTACCACATGCCGTGTCCCCCAGGCTGCCCCGAGTCCCTGTACGAGATCATGGAGCAGACCTGGCGGCTGGACCCGGAGGAGAGACCCACCTTCGAGTACCTGCAGTCCTTCCTGGAGGACTACTTCACCTCCACAGAACCGCAGTACCAGCCCGGGGACCAGCCCTAGCCTGCCAGGGTGTCGGGCGCCCTCTGGGGATGCCCATCACCCCTTGCCGGTCCCCAGGACTCTGACCCTGAGCCCCCCCAGGCTGTGAGCAGATGCAGGTGCTGTGACGCTGGCCAGGGCAACCCAGATGGGGCACATGGGGGCTCCGAGCCCTACCCTCACCCATTCTGACCCCAAGCACTGCTTCTGCCCTTTCCCACTTAGGCCCCCTGCATGCCTCTAGCCTCTCGCCCCGCCCCCAAACACTCCGACCCTATGTGGTTATTTATAGCTCGGCATAGCCCCTTCCCTAACTCAcctcctgaccctgctcccccACCGTGCTGTCGGGCCTCTCTGATCTGAGCGCCGGAATTTACCTCGACCCCCCCCTCCCGTAAGTTACCAGCCAGGAGGTCTTGGCCTTCCCCTTTgcctgctgggtgggtgggggctgcaggccgGGGCCAGAGCAGAGGGGGTAGGTTGCTGAGGGCTCGCCTCCTCGCTGAACAGTGTGTGTTTATTGATTTTGTAAATAAGGAAAGTTACAATATGAATCTCCAAAGTACCAGCCGTGAGCATCCCCTGAGCTTCCTCTGGATGGGATGGCGACTGGGGCGTGGCTGTTGGGAGGGAGGTGACCAAGCAGGCGTGGCTTTGGGAGctggcagggaaggaaggcaggagagagcaCTCCAACTCCTAGCACACACAGGGCACCCTTTCAGGGCACCCTTTCAGTCCCCCTGCTCGTACCGTGGCAGTTTAGGGTGAGTTGAGAGATGGATACGGAAGACAGATAATGGGAGAAGCATCAAGCGTGTCCCCTTTGCTAGCAACGTGGCTTTCGCTTTGTGTGCAAGGGCCTTGCTCATTCTGTGCCTGAATTCAGCAGATTTGCCACCCATCCCAGGCACAACCTTGGCCTCTAGCCACAGGGGCAGGGCAGCTGTCAGATTCCCCAAGAGGATGAGGAGAGggcaaggaggagggagagctgaTTGGCTCTCACTGGGGGCATCCCGTCCCCCAAGGGGAGGTTCTGAGGCAGTTTTGTTTGTCACAGTGACTGAAGGCTCCTACTGGCACTTTGGGGGCTGTGATCAGGGGCGTAGAACAACCTGCCATGCACCTGTGCCCTGAattgccccgcccccagctccccttGGAGAAACTCTGGCAGCCTCTGTGTGGAAATCAGAGCGCGGGGAGGCAGCTGCCGTCCCCTGGCTCAGTGGGGGAATGGGCTGGGACGGCCGGCAGTCGCTGTTGCAATAGGCAAGCAATGATGGCACATGGACTCCCTACAGGGCCCTGGGCTAAGCAGGACCCAGGCATGAGTAAGACGCGGCCACACCCGGGGGGAGGTCACGGGCAGGCTGCAGAGAAGgagtggtggtggcggcggcgtcTGCCGGAGGTCCCCTCTGCTCCCATCCATCCTCTCATTGACTCAGGACCTGAGCCTGGTTCTCTGCTTAGTGCCATTTGCAGACCAGAAGCCTGAGGCCAAGGGTTCCGTGATGTatccaggtcacacagctggatgtgagagagctgggatttgaacccagggcttACACCAAAGCCCGTGGTCTTTTCTCTTAGACCTCCTTGCCTCTAGGCTTTGGGAAGAGAGTGTATCTCTCCTGCATGTGTGAGggatcctcctcctccctgtagTCATTCATGGAAGGATGCCCTGGAAATCCACCCCCGAGTTGAGTGGCCTACAGGAAAGCAAGCCAGGCAGACCGAGGATTCTCTGTGTGTAGCCCTGCAGTGGGGCGGTTGAATGTGAGcccagagatggagagagaggctgtCGTGGGGGCCTTAGCTCTGCAGACAGCTTCTGTCAGACCACAGCTTCTCCAGGGCCATAGTTTCtacccagccagactcaaaagaGCCTGATGTGGAAGCCAGAGGCCAGCGTGTCTACCGCGGAGCaagcagccaagagctggagccgGAGCAGG contains:
- the FGR gene encoding tyrosine-protein kinase Fgr, yielding MGCVFCKKLEPGPKEDVGLEGNFRASGAADRYGPDPTQGRPASSFAHIPNYNNFTPQPSSHTFLGGGTVKGISGSGVTLFIALYDYEARTEDDLTFTKGEKFHILNNTEGDWWEARSLSSGQTGYIPSNYVAPVDSIQAEEWYFGKIGRKDAERQLLSPGNPQGTFLIRESETTKGAYSLSIRDWDQSRGDHVKHYKIRKLDTGGYYITTRAQFDSVQELVKHYMEVNDGLCHLLTVACATMKPQTLGLAKDAWEISRASIGLERRLGSGCFGDVWLGTWNGSTKVAVKTLKPGTMSPKAFLEEAQVMKLLRHHKLVQLYAVVSEEPIYIVTEFMCHGSLLEFLKDQEGQDLRLPQLVDMAAQVAEGMAYVERMNYIHRDLRAANILVGERLVCKIADFGLARLIEDDEYNPRQGTKFPIKWTAPEAALFGKFTIKSDVWSFGILLTELISKGRVPYPGMNNREVLEQVEHGYHMPCPPGCPESLYEIMEQTWRLDPEERPTFEYLQSFLEDYFTSTEPQYQPGDQP